In Sphingomonas panacisoli, one genomic interval encodes:
- a CDS encoding SUF system Fe-S cluster assembly regulator has product MKLSSLADYAVVMMSAAARHCGGIGRLNATSLADETGLPLPTVQKLVSKLSAAGLIESQRGTGGGFRLSRPPATISLADIVEAIEGPIAMTACVDHGAHDCCVEQSCKVKPHWNAVNGAVRGALAGVSLASLSSVRPELVEGRGSHVLRQAQHERYLG; this is encoded by the coding sequence ATGAAACTATCCAGTCTCGCCGACTATGCGGTCGTGATGATGTCCGCCGCCGCGCGGCATTGTGGGGGTATCGGTCGTCTCAACGCGACTAGCCTCGCCGACGAGACCGGCCTGCCGCTGCCGACGGTGCAGAAGCTGGTGAGCAAGCTCAGCGCCGCGGGCCTGATCGAAAGCCAGCGCGGTACCGGCGGGGGTTTCCGTCTCTCGCGCCCGCCTGCGACGATCAGTCTCGCCGATATCGTCGAGGCAATCGAGGGGCCGATCGCGATGACCGCCTGCGTCGATCACGGCGCGCACGATTGCTGCGTGGAACAAAGCTGCAAGGTGAAGCCGCACTGGAACGCGGTAAATGGTGCCGTGCGGGGGGCGCTGGCGGGGGTATCATTAGCCTCCCTTTCTTCCGTTCGCCCTGAGCTTGTCGAAGGGCGTGGGAGCCACGTGCTTCGACAAGCTCAGCACGAACGGTATTTGGGGTGA